In Candidatus Eisenbacteria bacterium, a genomic segment contains:
- a CDS encoding MerR family transcriptional regulator: MKSLPTGRLYYSISEVSDLVGVKPHVLRYWETQFKMLRPKKGRGGARMYRKRDVETLFEIKQLLYDQRFTIAGARRRILDGKIEEREQIELPFTKLDREEMVRTLKKDMEGLLTMLRDEAVAKGRGRK; the protein is encoded by the coding sequence GTGAAGTCGCTTCCGACCGGAAGACTCTACTACTCCATCAGCGAAGTCAGCGACCTGGTCGGCGTCAAACCTCACGTGCTCCGGTACTGGGAGACACAGTTCAAGATGCTGCGGCCGAAGAAGGGGCGCGGCGGCGCGCGCATGTACCGGAAGCGCGACGTCGAAACCCTCTTCGAGATCAAGCAGCTCCTCTACGACCAGCGCTTCACCATCGCCGGGGCCCGGCGCCGGATCCTCGACGGGAAGATCGAGGAGCGGGAGCAGATCGAGCTCCCGTTCACGAAGCTGGACCGGGAGGAGATGGTCCGGACGCTGAAGAAGGACATGGAGGGGCTCCTCACGATGCTGCGGGACGAGGCCGTGGCGAAGGGGCGGGGGCGGAAGTAA